The Lytechinus pictus isolate F3 Inbred chromosome 17, Lp3.0, whole genome shotgun sequence genome contains a region encoding:
- the LOC129280923 gene encoding regulator of G-protein signaling 20-like, whose product MRERERGRERSPQPSPGSQSQNDRTKGSKACCFCWCCCCSCSCLTMRNTTSDSNGKKDTPLDIVNGDSNEMPTLDEIRLWHQSFDTLMSSGKGRRKFREFLRSEYSEENLLFWLACEELHKETNTASVEEKARLIYEDYISILSPKEVSLDSSTREIVNNNMVDPTIHAFDEAQKQIYILMLRDSFPRFLNSKMFRNLMETASRREP is encoded by the exons ATGAGAGAGCGGGAGCGAGGGCGGGAGCGGAGCCCTCAACCATCACCGGGATCTCAATCACAGAATGACCGTACCAAAGGATCCAAAGCCTGCTGTTTCTGCTGGTGCTGCTGCTGTAGCTGCTCGTG CCTAACGATGCGGAACACTACGAGTGACTCTAACGGGAAGAAGGATACACCGCTCGACATTGTTAACGGGGATTCAAACGAGAT GCCGACCCTAGATGAGATAAGACTATGGCATCAATCGTTTGACACTCTTATGAGTAGCGGAA agggGAGAAGGAAATTCCGGGAATTCCTCCGCTCGGAATACAGTGAAGAGAACTTGTTATTTTGGCTTGCCTGTGAGGAGCTTCACAAGGAGACAAATACAGCCTCGGTGGAGGAGAAAGCAAGGCTCATTTACGAGGATTATATATCCATTCTTTCACCAAAGGAG GTTAGCCTCGATTCAAGCACACGCGAGATAGTGAATAATAATATGGTAGATCCAACCATTCACGCGTTCGACGAGGCTCAGAAACAGATCTACATTCTCATGCTACGGGACTCCTTCCCGCGATTTTTAAATTCCAAAATGTTTCGCAACCTCATGGAGACAGCAAGTCGCAGGGAGCCTTGA